A segment of the Lycium ferocissimum isolate CSIRO_LF1 chromosome 5, AGI_CSIRO_Lferr_CH_V1, whole genome shotgun sequence genome:
AGATGAAGCAGTTGAAGAAGTCAATGAACCCCCGAGTTTATGATTGCGGACAAACCCCACCGCTACTGCGGCTTGGTGGAACGACATGGGTCATTATCTCGGACCGATATTTAAACATCCGGCATTCCTCACAGATATTATGAGAATCGACCGACAGGACCTAATTGAGGCTTTAATTCCGTTCGGGACTCTGCGCAAACAACGTCTTCCGGGCTTCAGGAGATTTTGAGTTGACTCTACACCGGAAGAACTAGGTGGTTTACGGGGTTAGGAAAGAACCTTCGTAACAAAACGCCTCTAGCTCGAGAAATGTTAGtggaaataaatttttggagcaaATGCACCTTAACCACCCTCGTATGGCATGTTTGGACAATGGATGGGTTACTTTGGAGTTCTTATATGCGAGATATGGAAACAAACAAGGATTTCTACAATATGGAAAGCAACTAAAAATGGGAATCACTACTTTACATGGGAAAAGCATAGGCAAGAAGCATTCATGGTAGCATTCACGGGGACCCATGGTTTTTCCTAGACGAGACGAAAAAATCAACATTCGTTTGTCCGGGATAGTCACAACCCCATGATGAAGAGAGAAGATTCCACCATCTTACCAATGATCCTAGCGATATATATCGTCTTTTGTGAATGCGAGAgggtgaaaaatattttgaaggttGTAACACTTTATTACAAGTGTGGTTTCTAGAGCACTTATACCGCCATCATTACCAGTCAAAACTCAAATATGATTGGAAGAGCAATATCTTAGATCATCTAGACAGGGTGGaggaattaaggaaaaatttgccAAACGGCGTCAAGGCTTGGGCAAAGTATCTTCGTAAGTTTGACTTCTCGTATTACTTGGAATTATCATTGGTTTCCTTCTACCGAGGTGATCTACATGTCTTCATCGGCCCTTTTTGTTCTAACGGGCCTTAGAGGTTTCACCGTATCTCCACTTCGAGTTTTACGCCGTTAGGTCGGAGGCAAATCGTACCTATTGTCGAGAACATGCAGGAACTTTTGTATGGGAGGTAAAATCGAAGATCGGCGTCGAGAATCAGAAGCTCAAAGAATTTGGGGCGGCCATCGGGTCCTAGGTTTGTGTACTATGATAGAGGATCGTGATCAAGAAGAGGTAGATCTCTTGTACTTTCACTGGTTTCATGATCAAGGTCTGTAAAAGAGGCAAGAGACAAGGAGGCAGAGGTTGAGGTCAGAATCAAGCAAGCTCGGTTTGAAGTTGAAGAGAACTATCGCCCACTCTACATGCTATCGATAAAGAACTAAAAGCGCCGAGAGGATTTGGCCCGGATGGAGGTAGAGATGGATGCTAGAGTTAGAGCGGCCTTAAAAAATTTGCCGAGAGGAAACATCGCTCTACAATTCAGACCTTATACGAGGATTTGGGCATTGTTAGAGAAGCCGTTGATGTGTTACAGAGGGAACTCGATAAGAAGGGAGATTTCTTTGACGCGGAGAAAGCGCGTTTTGAAGACGAGAAAGCTCAATTCTTGGCCCTGCAAACTCGACAACAAGCTGAATTCGATAAAGAGAGAGCTCGGTTTGATGTAGAAAGGAACCANNNNNNNNNNNNNNNNNNNNNNNNNNNNNNNNNNNNNNNNNNNNNNNNNNNNNNNNNNNNNNNNNNNNNNNNNNNNNNNNNNNNNNNNNNNNNNNNNNNNtaaaaaaaaaaagttgaaaaagcgCCGTGCTAAACCAGCCCCGGGGGCCCCAACCTTCCTGGCACGTAATTCCTTACCGGACTTTTGCTTTCGTAGACCAATAAAAacagtcatttccttttgattagagattcataaggtgacttgaacaccaaaactcaattccaagtggcgactcgcaataaataaaataatccctcTTCAAAACGTCACTTTAATtggaaaaacccttttaaataaatctaaaactaattaatttgattttatttatttatgaaaaaaagaaggggtGTGACAGTTAGTAGTTATCGAAAATCGGTTATTCtgtcttgattgtgatattattggcgtacccctttgttggtacttgtgatattgaacatgattattgatattgatacatgcattgcatgcactctCATTTGTCATGACATAttgttgagacactattggtacttgatgaaacctTGTGATTTAGCCGACTCTCGGGCTTTAAAATGAGAAAGTGACGTGCGAGAATCTCGATATCTATGTTAGTTCTAAAATCGTGAATCGAGTGAGTAACATGGACTCCGTAGGCCAGGGGGTGGTGCCGACGAGAACCCCGTGGGCAGATCTCGGGTCTCGTACGTacatgggcaaagatccggacgAAAGGCagacttagacttcgcgagtcactttgggttgtgctaccgagatatCGATATTTCTGTCCAGAGTACACGTGTAtacaacatttgcatggcattgcattgcattcatacatcattgtATTGCATCATGTCTTATATTGAGATGACTTGGTGTTCTACTTGTGATGTCGGTTCCGGATTGGACCTATGAAGACTTGGTACAATTGGATTTAGATTCTCCACTTAGGCAATGACATGTGCTTGGTTCCGAATATGGTTGCATTATCCTTGTTGATTTATCTCGTAGATCGTTCATAGGATCAGTTATATGTTTGGCCTCTAAGGGATGTTGAATAAAAGATATCATAATGATAAGTCTACTTCTAGACTAAAAACGAATGGTATAATGATGTATGATCTTTGGATACTATTGTGAAATTGACTTGTGGCTATTGGaggaaagtttaatgatttaagggttttgatgttataatgagCGGTAGATAGATGTATGGCTTGATTTAGTtacttattatgtttatttctgaattcttttactgatatgtgtttctaacGATTCTTTCTACCGATACGTGTTGTTCAACCATCATTAACCTATGCTACTTACTCAAGACGCGTGGATTGTCGATATCGTCTTCTTCCTAATCTTTGGGATGTAGAGTGTTTCAGGTTCTTGATTGCTACATGTTCGGAAAAGcgcggtgcctatcttgaagacCTCCTTCTATTTCATTCTGGGAAGGAGGTTGAGTTTTAGAGGGTTGTTTTAATCTGGATCACTTAGtcgttcttgtactagtctagaccaggtcgtggGAAGTCGGAACGAGTCTGTAATTATTTAACTATTGTAATCGTTCTCAATCTTGAGTTTATTAAATGAATTGTATCCGCTGTTAATTATTACATATTTATTGGATTAAACAAATTGTCTATTTTAATTGAGGGGTTATTTAATtgtggttcgcctaccgaggaggGAAAGGTAGATGCCCGCGCaatcctaaattgggtcgtgacacaactTCTCTACTACACGATTAATTTGGACCCTACCAATACTGGTAACGCTTATAGTTGCACTGAATATTTGGTGCCGGGCATTGGTGGATTCCATGAGCTAATAGCTTGCAATATGGACAAAGCCTCAAATTAGTAGTCGCATAAGTAGATGGAAGATGTTCTGATGGCTTCGACTCTTTTCCTATTGCAGCCGCTATATTCCTTCGCGTATATTGAATTCATATTGCGATCCGTACAATTCCCTCAGCACTAAACTCTATCATCTTCTCCCTATGTTCGAAATACCCAACATATTTGGAACAAATAGGATCTGATGGATTCACAAATAAGTTAAGAATCCATCCGCATAATTGAGTAAATGTACCATCGTTATCATAAGGAGTACTACTCATTATGTCGACAATAAAATAAAGTATCACATTTACACTATGAGCACCGCAGATTCCGTGCTTCAATATGTCGTTCTTGATTATCTCTATTGGAAGAGATGCAAATGGTGGGTTAAAAAGATATGTTTCGAGACGGATCCCCCTTTTAACCATACCCCTACCAATATTTAACGCAATTGCAGAACCCAATGAATGGTCTGCTAGCCAGATGTCTGTGACCCCGTGATtaatttcaacaatattttgTACAACTTGAAAATCGATACGAAAATAGGAGGTCTTGTTAAGACTGTTCAAAATGACTCGGAGGTCCAAGATCACATCCCTGATAATGCTTTGTCGTTTCACTATTGTACCTTGAAAGGCAATCCCATACTTTGGTGGATTATGATTGTGAGACGTCGACGTAGTTGAGTAGTTGGGGAATTCGTATTCGTAAATGGCACCGAAGATGGATCTGTCTGTATCATCCACCAATTTGTGgattaaataaaaatgaaaggaTTCCCACCAGGGTGGAGCGAGGGCATCAGGACCTTGGCGATTTTGGTGGTGGTCATATTCAAGAATGTTCGCGCCTTTTATTAAGCTGGCTACAATAGACGTCCTGTGATCTGCATTTCTCCTGTGAATTGAAACATGCAAATTAAACTACTTGACTCAAATTTGTAAAGAAGTCAATTATCAACGTACTTCGCTAAAGAAATCAAATTAGAACTAATAGATCTTTCTAAATAAAAGGACTTACAGTTTCTTCTTTTCCCGCTATCAATATTTGTCATGGAAATTTTAGAAGTGAACGATaacattaacacacacacacacacacacacacacacacacacatatatatatacatggatcAAAAAAGGATAAAGGAGATCAACTTAGAAATTAAATGGGCTTATCAATCGAAAATAGTTGTGAGGTATAGTGGTCGAATAGGTAGAATTCCTCCTTTTCGAAGACCATCTTTCGCCAAAACATAGCTGAAAGCAAAATAGATCTCCTATCAAAACAAAGCTTCAAGTATGAATGAGCTATATATTGCAATGGGGTTCGTTGATGATCCAAGTCGTGCAGAAACTACAAATTATATATAGAAGTTAACTGAGGAGAAAATAGAGTGAACACGGCCACGCAAAAGTCGAGGTTTGCATGCAATACGCTAACCCATATCTTTCAAAtgactaaattttaaataaatattaagccCTTAATATTGCTGATGCAGGAAGTGAGTCAACTGAACCTTTCCCTTGTTTCCCCCAAAATTCATCGTCTGTACTTGCTCTTTTTTCTGTACTCTATAGGGCTAATTAACAAAACATAATCCATTTTCGCAATGCTGGTCATCTCAACCTCCCAATATGACTTATTCTTCAACTAATGCAAGGAGATAAAATATTACTTATCACATAAAATGAGGCATATGgagtattttttcttttatagaactccaaacctttttttttttctaatacaGCGTCATTGAGGGTGTCAAAGCAAATACACACTGCATATGGAGTATTTCTTGTTATTTGagattaaataataaatattgatctctttttttctgtttttaacAGTGTCAGAAGTAACGTCACACAAACTTACATTGTTCTTAATATTACGCTTGActcataattcatgaaacaattAATCTTCTAGTaatatttttattctttctGCATGTTGTTGGAGTGTCAAATACACATTCAAATATTGTGGATCCTACATGAACATATCATTGTTTCGTtgatgtatttattttgtattcATTCATACATGTATTTGATGTAGCCAAATTTGTAATGGACAGAACATGTATAAGTTGTATTAGTTTAGGCTGAATCTTTGATTTCCGGTTAAGGCCCAATTATATATAAGGAAGGCTGGCCCATGTAGATAAACAATTATACGTTTTACTCAGATTCATGAAATGAGAATGCTCTCTTCTTTCACTTTATCTCTCTAAGCCTCGATTATCGTTATTCGATTTTGAGTTATTTTTACAGTTTTAACATGTATCAGAGCGGAGATTCTGGTTCTCCGTATAATTCTTCGTCTATCAATCTTAGCCTCATCCATTTTAgtgggaaattttttttatgtcaGATTTGTGTTTTCCAGCGAGATTTTCACCAGAATCTTCTGTTCTTTGGTGAATCTTTCATATTGCTTGCCGGAATCAGCACTTCTGTCCATTGTTGGTGTTCATTGCATCGTTATTAGTATTGAGTCTCTTTTCAAGAGGCAGCGAAGATCTTTACTTGTTGTCGGCGTTACGTATCGATTGTTGGTATTGAATCTCAATTTTCAAAGCAGTTGCGAAGGCAGTTGGTAATTTCATTCCTTATATCTCATTAGGGTTTCATCAACCATTAGGGTTTTCTTCGTCTGTGCAAGTAGCTGATAATTTTTGTTGTTTATAACTGATTAGGGTTTCTATCATCTGTGCAAGTAGTTATTTTTTTGCGATTTTGTTGTTGGTGTTACTATTTGTTTTCCTTCCAATTGCACATCTATGTTTGATTATGAGTACTGATAATGGTGAGCCCTAGTCAAACAACTAGCACTAGTACGAATGATGCATGTGGTTCAACTTCGACTACGATTGGCTATTCCAACCCTATCTACTTGTCTTCATCTGACGTTCTTGGTATATCTTTGGCTACTGTTCCTTTCTCGGGGATTGGGTTTGGAGGTTGGAAGCGTAATATGATTGTATCCCTGTCTGCTAGGAACAAGATAGGCCTTGTTGATGGCTCTTGTCCAAAGCCAGCGGATGATTCTCCTCAGCTTAGGCAACGGGACAGATGCAATAATTTGGTTATATCTTGATTAACTAGTTCTCTAACTCCTGATATAGCAGAAAGTGTTCGGTACTCTGACACTACTGAGAGCATATGGAATCAACTATGCAATAGGTATGGTACTACTGGTGGGACTAAgattttttaacttaaaaagGAACTTGCATCCACTAGTTTGGGTTCCCTAGCTATTCCCACCTATTTCAACAAACTCAAAAAGCTCTGGGATGAGCTTAGATTCCTctgtaacaaccatattaatACATGTACTTGTGCTGCTAAGACTGGACTCCAAAATGAGGATGAAGAGAATAAGGTGTACCAATTTCTCATGGGTTTGAATGATATGTACATTAGGGTTAGAAGCAATTTTCTCATGTTACAACCACTTCCTTCCTTTGACTCTTCTTGCAACATCCTTCTTCAGGATGAGAGGAAGAGACAAGTTAGTTTTCCTGCTCAATTTTCAAATGACTCTGCTTCTTTTCATGTCAACCTGAACAAGAGACCAAACCCTTATCCTTGTCACGCCCCTAACTAtagcctgggcgtaacacgacactcggtgcctgactgcatatGATCGAGCGAATCACATGGCTTGCTCAATCAACGTAaggcatacatgagcgaaaATGTAACATGAGTGCATGATGAGCTTTTGTAAAACATAGTGAGTCACAATATAGTACATGGgaatacttgtttaaattgtGCATGCagataatgtcataaaagagcCAAATCGGCTAACCAAACTCTGGAAGCCTAACATGACACTTTTCTAgtttatgaaacctctaacataagtCTGGACATGAAAAACATAATtgttgggacaaggccccctgcatacctttagatgcaaacgAAACAAAGAAAGACAGTGTCTAAACTTTGAATGAGGTGGGGCTCACCAATTAAAGGCGTACGAGCATATCCTAATGAGCAGAGACGTCGTCTtgtaaatccgtacctgcatcgtgaaatgcaggctccAGGGCAATAAAAGgagacgtcagcacattgaatatgctggtatgtaaagcaactgaagaaataacatgggacatgggataacatgataagaactgaaactgaaaacctagacataaacatgagcatgagcatggatacatgtatatataacatgagtaaaacatggtaagtagggagagcatttcacaaaccgacaacatgatatcaccacgtgggtacatGGAGTTCCGGTACCTCGCGGGACATAGAACCCCCACATACCTTGCcgggtataaggtggtaacgtgcacgatggatccattcggtgtAAAATTAATGAATCGTCCTagcgggcggagcgatccttgtctacggtggctacgtagtttcgggctatacGAGCCTTCTCgataattcgtgcaactccccaaaacatgaacatgatataattggctaagaagcccatgattttcgtgaattaacttgtatttgacttgtaatcatgatttcacgaaataacttgtaagtatgatttcatgaaatagcttgtatttagcatgtatgtatcttgtatcattacatgaaagtaattatataatatagttgcaggaaaacttgtagacatataggatattcatgaaataaacatttttagttaaaaaaaaatgcatgcaagaacccatggaatacaagatatgggttttcatggattacagactgattctcaataatcatatggagttattaagaacacaatgattgagtaatagcaattcatacataatataatcatggacatggacctagggtcgttatgagcatggtatagaaaaaaccctagttttcgtaaggATTCATACTCTATGGATTAAGaggtgtggggaagaacaataatgttcccacacgtagatagcaaccctacatacctggtaatgctccaaacttgtattaaaaatctgaacttggaagaagaattccaaagtCTAAGTCTTGAGTCCTTTaaatgagttttcttgaaaatcctatgttaagaacaatgaCTTCATTGTTAGATTATGAGAACGCATGCTAGAATTCACTTGGAATGGTTGGAATAGActtaccttagtgttcttggtGATGGAGGAGAGGAAcaggtcgttctagggtttaGAGACTTGTAAAAATAAGAACTAGAATTGAAATCAGGTATTTATAGTTTCTAGCGCGACAGGTTAAATACGGACCAAAATACGGTCTGTGTtatgatttacggtccgtaaacctggACCGTATTTAAGCATATTCCAAAACAGAAACACTGTAATACCTCCTGCCCAAATGCGATTACCATATATGGGTCGCACTTCAAAATACGGTTCGTATTTAACAATATAATTCTCCAAGCCTCATTCCAGAATGCACAGTGAACTTGATGACAATTTACATGCAAAAATACGGGCTGTATCTTTGAAATATGGTCTGTGTTCTGGGGCATAAACCCTCCATCTGACAACTGAAGAGAAAATTTCAATTCCCACATtatttatctgattttctaagtctagaatcatggtcaaagcttaggttaaaggtacgggaTGTTACAATCCTTTTCCCAACAAACCTTTCAATCAAAACTCAAAAAATCCCTATCCTAACAACAAGACTTTCAATCAGAATTCTAACAAACCTTTCAATCAACCTTCTCCAAATTCTTATCCCAACAAACCTTTCAATCAGAGGTTTGGCTTTGATTAGGACAAATCATTACTTTACTGCAACTATTGTAAGAGAACTGGACATTTGATGGAAAAGTGTTATAGTCTCCATAGGTATCCACTTGGTTTTAAATTCACTAATCCTAAGAGAAAGAAAGTAGCTGCCAATCTTTGAGGTTTCAACTCCTTATACACCACGTACTAAATACTCATCACCTGGTTCTGTTGGTCTTACTAGTtctgaggatatttcttctatGCTTACTGGTTTGAGCAAGGAACAATGCCCTCAAGTCATGCTCATGCTTCAGAACTCTCATATCTCAGATTCTTCTTCTAGCCACATGGAATCTGCTAATTTTGCTGGTAAACTTTCACCTCCCAGTTGTGTAGGACATCTGTCTTATGGTGTATGCATGATTACTCAAGTAGATAAGTGCAATTGGATCATAGACTCTGGGGCCACTGACCACATGACTGCCAATGTTGACTTACTTTTTGACAGAAAACCTCTAGTTATTCTTTATTTAGTTAGTCTTCCTAATGGTTACAATGTGAAGGTGACCTGCATTGGTtcacttctttttctctttttcacttttcatcATGTTCTTTACATACCCATCTTTCAATATAACCTCATATCAGTGTCTCAACTGATTTCTAAGTTAGATTGCATTATTCTCTTTACCAAAATTTCATGCATAATGCAGGCCCCTTCAATGAAAAGCCAGTGGAGATTGGTAAACTAAAGAATGGACTCTACAAGCTCTTGCAAACTTCTCCTGCTGCTGCTACAACTCTTCCTCATCTTAGTTAGATTGCATTATTCTCTTTACCAAAATTTCATGCATAATGGAGGCCTCTTCAATGAAGAAGCTAGTGGAGATTGGTAAACTGAAGAATGGACTCTACAAGCTCTTGCAAACTTCTCCTGCTGCTGCTACAACTCTTCCTCACTCTAGTCCTTCTAATGTTGCTTTTTCTTGTCAATCAAATTATGTTGTTCCTTGTGTTTCTAATGCATCCTGTTCTACATGTAACTCAACCCCTACTGTTTCTAGTTTATCTTATGCTTCAGGTACTAGTTCCTCTTGTGCTAtactaggcccgagcgaaccactctagaGTAGTAGTCCTCAACTTAGGCCGATAGGGCCTACCTGCACACAAACAATACTAACAAGCCGGCaaggccatatatatatcatctgaactgggcacacacacccaaaacatgtatacataactTAGCAAGCCGACGAGCCTGCTATGATCGTACAAAGACAACAGTACCCAAACAGACATATACAAGCTGGCAAGGCTATCACGCAGACACACTATATacaggactcgtctacaagcctctaaggaaAGTATAATTGTACCATGGTCGGGAATGGGCCCCGGCCTACCCATACAATCtgtagaattaaaaaaaaaattcccaaagaCCTGACAACTCCAAACAAAATGGAGCTTACCATCAGTTGATATCAGATCCTGCCTACTGAGGAGGTCTATCAATCGAACTATttgtacctgcaggcatgaatgcagtgCCCCCgataaaagggacatcagtaccgagtatgtaaggcaatctataactgaaactgaactgaaaacaatacaatctggaggccaaagtATGCCCTGAGTATCTCTCTCATCTGTCTaatatgaaatgcaatacaataatatcatatatctcactgaccaagtggccagacAACTGTAAAATCTCATTGACCCGTCGACCAGGCAAATTTGTCTCACAGACCTGTTGGCCAGgcaaaataaaatgtctcactgtCCAAGTGACCAGGCTAAATAAATTGTCTCACTGACCCAGTGGCCAGgataaagaaatatatatatatatatatatatatatatatatatatatatatatatatatatatatatatatatatatatgtatattatgtgtaGATTGAAATATATGAAGATGTCAACATGTCTTTCTCTAACTCTTCTACCAACAATGAACTAAGGAGCGGATAGGAATCCCTCGGAAGATAAAATCCCACACCTAGAAATGTTACACCTCTATGAGAGCTCTATACAATAGTTCTCTTTCTTTAATATTCGATAAGCACCTACTGTCTagggatcatgccaagaaaaagaaaagatagacattacataccttgtcgttaCTTAATcactcaacgtttatccttccgagcttgcaaatctacattcaagacgattcatactaaggttaagtcgttgaaacgcttataaggtcaaactaaactattaagtgagctaacaaaatttgggcagcatttccttcaTATTACTTACTTCCACCAATATtcaaacaacacccaaacatcactaacaatatcaacaataacatagACAAGAGATTATATGCAAACTAGACTCAACTCCATCCCAAatcttcctttcaaattccatCCATAGCCTTCAACTACAACCCAACACCTTATAACCTTCCTTCCTTAACTATTTCACATTTAAGACTTGTTGAGCCTTCATACCAACCTGAAATAAGAAATAAAGTGAGAATCATACCTTAtgacttgaagaacttcactttagacaATTTACTCCAAAACTTATCCACCACAATTcaactagaagcaagaacaCACCTCTTCCATGAACTAgcttagagtttcaaggtttgatcttctcttgatatgctcTAGGATGTTTATGGATGATTAGGGATGGTTAAGAGAGTTTGGAGAAGTGTTAGGGATCTGATTTTGGTGAATAATGAGCTCCAAGTCGTGGCCCTTTTTATTTatatcaaaaagga
Coding sequences within it:
- the LOC132057638 gene encoding GDSL esterase/lipase At4g10955-like, whose amino-acid sequence is MDRSADSGKQYERFTKEQKILLKNKSYWEVEMTSIAKMDYVLLISPIEYRKKSKRNADHRTSIVASLIKGANILEYDHHQNRQGPDALAPPWWESFHFYLIHKLVDDTDRSIFGAIYEYEFPNYSTTSTSHNHNPPKYGIAFQGTIVKRQSIIRDVILDLRVILNSLNKTSYFRIDFQVVQNIVEINHGVTDIWLADHSLGSAIALNIGRGMVKRGIRLETYLFNPPFASLPIEIIKNDILKHGICGAHSVNVILYFIVDIMSSTPYDNDGTFTQLCGWILNLFVNPSDPICSKYVGYFEHREKMIEFSAEGIVRIAI